One part of the Brachyspira sp. SAP_772 genome encodes these proteins:
- the tlyC gene encoding hemolysin C: MPLKKILKKIVKKNKDNCNDKNHYINLSLLTEEEREIVINTIELKSKNVKDIMIPRVDVNMLHIDTSYEKVIKAFNRDRNSRIPVYKDGIDDIVGVLYVKDLVDIDEKTFNLKKIIHKAFFVPISISLMELLKNFRTKQIHIAMVVDEYGGFSGIVTMEDVLEEIIGDIRDEFDEDDDDEVKSNDDGSFLVDARMRIEEINKYGIFPDIPDDDADTVGGFLFSYLGRLPKRNEAIKYNGYSFTVVGKSGNIVTKIRIEKLNKTSEEAEEDNKENEDNKENDDI, from the coding sequence ATGCCGCTAAAAAAGATATTAAAAAAAATAGTTAAAAAAAATAAGGATAATTGTAATGACAAGAATCATTATATTAATTTAAGCTTATTAACAGAAGAAGAGAGAGAGATTGTAATAAACACTATTGAGCTTAAAAGCAAGAATGTAAAAGATATAATGATACCGAGAGTTGATGTAAATATGCTTCATATAGATACAAGCTATGAGAAGGTTATTAAGGCTTTTAATAGAGATAGAAACTCTAGGATACCTGTTTATAAAGATGGCATAGATGATATTGTAGGAGTGCTCTATGTTAAGGATTTGGTAGATATAGATGAAAAAACTTTTAATTTAAAGAAGATAATACACAAGGCTTTTTTTGTTCCTATATCTATTTCTCTTATGGAGCTTTTGAAGAATTTTAGAACTAAGCAGATACATATTGCTATGGTTGTTGATGAGTATGGCGGATTTTCTGGTATTGTTACTATGGAAGATGTACTTGAGGAGATAATAGGAGATATTAGAGATGAGTTTGATGAGGACGATGATGATGAAGTAAAAAGTAATGATGACGGAAGTTTTTTAGTTGATGCTAGAATGAGAATAGAAGAGATAAATAAATATGGAATATTTCCAGACATACCAGATGATGATGCTGACACGGTTGGCGGATTTTTATTTTCTTATCTTGGAAGGCTTCCAAAGAGAAATGAGGCTATAAAATATAATGGTTATTCTTTTACTGTTGTTGGAAAGAGCGGAAATATTGTTACGAAGATTAGAATAGAAAAGTTAAATAAAACTAGCGAAGAGGCAGAAGAAGATAATAAAGAAAATGAAGATAATAAAGAAAATGATGATATATAA
- the purF gene encoding amidophosphoribosyltransferase: MNKFFKCDKPKEECGVFGIYSKEIKKDILKTLNYALYALQHRGQESAGITISNYKHLFTYKSMGLVSDLFSTNIPKETEGNIAIGHVRYSTTGESRIENAQPLENLFRLGQIAIAHNGNLTNAYQLREKLENEGATFNATSDSEVIIKLIARKTVNNFIDGIKETINIIEGAFALVIVVDGKLIGIRDPYGIRPLSLGTNSNGDYFLASESCALDAVGAKFVRDIEAGEMVIIDDNGVQSIKYRNNNLQHFPCAFEHIYFARPESNIDGINVYNVRFQTGVLLAKKNTVDADIVIGVQDSGTIAALGFAKESGIPYSIGLVKNRYIGRTFIMPEQSSREETVKLKFNPLKHLIDGKKVILIDDSLVRGTTSKILIDIVRKAGAKEVHFRSASPVIKNPCYYGVDISSKKELIGAKLSVEEIRKEINADTLEYLSIEDMFKALGGTNYCIGCFNGEYPTSIPKE; encoded by the coding sequence ATGAACAAATTTTTTAAATGCGACAAACCTAAAGAAGAATGCGGAGTATTTGGTATATACTCAAAAGAAATAAAAAAAGACATATTAAAAACTCTTAACTATGCACTATATGCTCTTCAGCATAGAGGTCAAGAAAGTGCAGGAATAACAATATCAAATTATAAACATTTATTTACTTATAAATCTATGGGACTTGTTTCAGATTTATTTTCTACAAATATACCAAAAGAAACAGAAGGAAATATTGCTATAGGACATGTAAGATATTCTACTACAGGAGAAAGCAGAATAGAAAATGCTCAGCCTCTTGAGAATTTATTTAGATTGGGTCAAATAGCCATAGCACATAATGGTAATCTTACTAATGCATATCAATTAAGAGAAAAACTAGAAAATGAAGGTGCTACATTTAATGCTACATCTGACAGTGAAGTTATAATTAAATTAATAGCAAGAAAAACTGTTAATAATTTTATAGACGGAATAAAAGAAACTATAAATATAATTGAAGGGGCTTTTGCTTTAGTTATAGTTGTAGACGGCAAATTAATTGGAATTAGAGACCCGTATGGAATACGTCCTTTATCATTAGGTACTAACTCTAATGGAGATTATTTTTTGGCTTCTGAATCTTGTGCCTTAGATGCTGTTGGTGCTAAATTTGTGCGTGATATAGAAGCCGGTGAAATGGTTATTATAGATGATAATGGTGTTCAATCTATAAAATATAGAAATAATAATTTACAACATTTCCCTTGTGCATTTGAACATATATATTTTGCAAGACCTGAAAGTAATATAGATGGTATTAATGTATATAATGTAAGATTTCAAACAGGTGTTTTACTTGCCAAAAAAAATACTGTAGATGCTGATATTGTAATAGGTGTACAGGACTCTGGAACCATTGCAGCATTAGGTTTTGCCAAAGAAAGCGGTATACCTTATAGCATCGGCTTGGTTAAAAACAGATACATCGGAAGAACATTTATTATGCCAGAGCAGTCAAGCAGAGAAGAAACTGTTAAATTAAAATTCAATCCTCTAAAACATCTAATAGATGGAAAAAAAGTTATATTAATAGACGACTCACTTGTAAGAGGCACTACAAGCAAAATACTTATTGATATAGTAAGGAAAGCAGGTGCTAAAGAAGTGCATTTTAGATCAGCTTCGCCTGTTATAAAAAATCCTTGTTACTATGGTGTTGATATATCTTCCAAAAAAGAACTTATAGGAGCAAAACTCTCTGTAGAAGAGATTCGCAAAGAAATTAATGCTGATACTTTAGAATATTTATCTATAGAAGACATGTTTAAAGCTTTAGGCGGCACTAACTATTGTATAGGCTGTTTTAACGGAGAATATCCAACATCAATACCTAAAGAATAA
- the hslV gene encoding ATP-dependent protease subunit HslV, with translation MFKGTTICAVCRDGVTAIAGDGQVTLGETVMKPNAVKLRKLYGGKVISGFAGSTADAFTLFEKFEKKLQEFSGDLTRAAVELAREWRTDKMLRNLQALIIVASKEKMLLLSGNGDVIESENNILAIGSGGQYAKAAAMALSENTNLSAKEIARKSLEIASQICIYTNSNISLEVIE, from the coding sequence ATGTTTAAAGGCACTACTATATGTGCAGTATGCAGAGACGGTGTTACTGCTATAGCTGGAGATGGACAGGTTACTTTAGGTGAAACTGTGATGAAGCCTAATGCAGTTAAATTAAGAAAACTATACGGGGGTAAGGTAATATCAGGTTTTGCTGGTTCTACTGCCGATGCTTTTACATTGTTTGAAAAATTTGAAAAGAAGCTTCAGGAGTTTTCGGGGGATTTAACTCGTGCTGCTGTGGAGCTTGCTCGTGAGTGGAGAACTGATAAGATGCTTAGAAATTTGCAGGCACTTATTATAGTAGCTAGCAAAGAGAAAATGTTGCTTCTATCTGGTAATGGTGATGTGATAGAGAGTGAGAATAATATACTTGCTATTGGAAGCGGCGGACAATATGCTAAGGCTGCTGCTATGGCTTTGAGTGAGAATACTAATCTTTCTGCTAAAGAGATAGCTAGAAAGTCTTTAGAGATTGCTTCACAGATATGTATATATACCAATAGTAATATTTCTTTGGAGGTAATAGAATAG
- the rimM gene encoding ribosome maturation factor RimM (Essential for efficient processing of 16S rRNA), translating to MKIFYSTITSVHGLNGEVESSFLDKSYFTSLPFLNNNTNIYIDNQEYKIINIKKKNKSFVFKLEKIDNIDDAKALIGKDIYIDYENLPSLDDNSFYEAEIIGYNVIDSDGKLYGKVVDLYSLPSNYVFVISLEESKQEISIPFVGAYFGKVDKVNRVLEIIEKPIVDEE from the coding sequence TTGAAAATTTTTTATTCAACTATCACTAGTGTGCATGGCTTAAATGGAGAGGTAGAATCTTCTTTTCTAGATAAAAGTTATTTTACCTCTCTTCCTTTTTTAAATAATAATACCAATATATATATTGACAATCAAGAATATAAAATAATAAATATCAAGAAAAAAAATAAATCTTTTGTTTTTAAATTGGAAAAAATAGACAATATTGATGATGCTAAAGCTTTAATAGGCAAGGATATTTATATTGACTATGAGAATCTTCCTTCTTTAGACGATAATAGTTTTTATGAGGCTGAAATTATAGGATACAATGTAATAGATTCTGATGGGAAGTTATATGGAAAAGTAGTAGATTTATATTCTTTGCCGTCTAATTATGTTTTTGTCATTTCTTTAGAAGAGAGTAAACAAGAGATTTCTATACCATTTGTTGGTGCTTATTTCGGAAAAGTTGATAAAGTTAATAGGGTTTTAGAGATTATAGAGAAACCTATAGTTGATGAAGAGTGA
- a CDS encoding KH domain-containing protein — protein MTEEKELIEYLAKKLVDEPEGVSVKVIEGEKSTILELKVNQSDIGKIIGKRGRIAHALRTILFAASMKSGKRVMLEIIDN, from the coding sequence ATGACGGAAGAAAAAGAGCTTATTGAGTACCTAGCTAAAAAGCTAGTTGATGAGCCTGAAGGGGTTAGTGTTAAAGTAATAGAAGGTGAGAAAAGTACTATTCTCGAACTCAAGGTTAATCAAAGCGACATAGGTAAGATAATAGGTAAGAGAGGCCGTATTGCTCATGCTTTACGAACTATTCTTTTTGCTGCTTCTATGAAAAGCGGTAAACGTGTTATGCTTGAGATTATTGACAATTGA
- a CDS encoding signal recognition particle protein, protein MFDNLTKSISNVFSKLRDKRVLSEKDIEDTLIGIKEALLSADVSLEAADKFLEEAKKRAIGKERLENVDPANQFVADVHDTLVSMIGEGESGLKLEPVEKTTVTLLFGLQGSGKTTTSAKLAKYYKDKRRVFLVGLDVHRPAAMEQLAVLAKEVGVPCHIDTKEKKPYKILKRAMSIAKKEQYNMIIVDTAGRLEIDEEMMLELRRVVNSVDVTEKLLVVDSTAGQSVFDVAKSFQSNIGINGVILTKFDSGVRGGAALSLRYATGSSVKFIGTGEHLEDIDVFDAKRVAGQILGMGDIVKLVEKARAAISEKEAQEMLQKVIENNFDYNDFLKQIDATTKMGGISKMTSMIPGMANVDNELISREEQKFVKYKAIIQSMTKKERLALFPLNNSRKMRIANGSGQSIYDVNQLIKQFTMMKNMMGSTKKMNKLAKSLEGIGMSIEDLNKLM, encoded by the coding sequence ATGTTTGATAATTTAACAAAATCTATATCTAACGTGTTTTCCAAATTACGTGATAAAAGAGTCTTATCTGAAAAAGATATAGAAGATACCCTCATAGGCATAAAAGAAGCATTATTATCAGCAGACGTATCTCTAGAAGCAGCCGATAAATTTTTAGAAGAAGCAAAGAAAAGAGCTATAGGCAAAGAAAGGCTAGAAAATGTAGATCCCGCTAATCAATTTGTAGCTGATGTCCACGATACGTTGGTTTCTATGATAGGTGAGGGTGAAAGCGGTCTTAAATTAGAACCAGTAGAAAAAACTACAGTTACACTTCTATTTGGTTTACAAGGTTCTGGTAAAACAACAACTTCTGCTAAATTGGCTAAATATTATAAAGATAAAAGAAGAGTTTTTCTTGTTGGTCTTGACGTGCACAGACCTGCGGCTATGGAGCAATTAGCAGTATTAGCTAAAGAGGTTGGTGTTCCTTGTCATATAGATACTAAAGAGAAAAAGCCTTATAAAATATTAAAAAGAGCTATGTCTATCGCTAAGAAAGAGCAGTACAATATGATTATTGTAGATACTGCTGGTCGTTTAGAGATAGATGAAGAGATGATGCTTGAGCTTAGGAGAGTTGTTAATTCTGTTGATGTTACAGAAAAATTACTCGTTGTGGATTCTACAGCAGGTCAGAGTGTGTTTGATGTTGCTAAGAGTTTTCAAAGTAATATTGGCATAAATGGCGTAATACTTACTAAGTTTGATTCTGGTGTTAGAGGCGGTGCTGCTTTATCACTTCGTTATGCAACAGGTTCTTCAGTGAAGTTTATAGGTACTGGTGAGCATTTAGAAGATATAGATGTATTTGATGCAAAAAGAGTTGCAGGTCAAATACTTGGAATGGGTGATATAGTAAAACTTGTTGAAAAAGCTCGTGCTGCTATAAGTGAGAAAGAAGCTCAGGAAATGCTTCAAAAAGTTATAGAGAACAATTTTGATTATAATGACTTTTTGAAACAGATAGATGCTACGACCAAAATGGGCGGTATATCTAAAATGACTTCTATGATACCGGGAATGGCTAATGTAGATAATGAATTGATAAGCAGAGAAGAACAGAAGTTTGTAAAATATAAAGCTATTATACAATCAATGACTAAAAAAGAGCGTCTTGCATTATTCCCTTTGAACAATTCAAGAAAGATGCGTATAGCTAATGGTAGTGGTCAGAGTATTTATGATGTAAATCAGTTAATAAAACAATTTACAATGATGAAGAATATGATGGGCAGTACTAAAAAGATGAATAAATTGGCAAAATCCCTAGAGGGCATAGGTATGTCTATAGAAGATTTAAATAAATTAATGTAA
- the rpsP gene encoding 30S ribosomal protein S16: MVKLRLKRIGRKHEPHYRVVATDSRFPRDGRFIEELGWFNPKAKDVLYKLDLENIKKWLSNGAQPTYAVKSILIKEGLMEKDKGAPLDRKQRRALKNPEKRRKNRAQAKPEVTTEESNTEA, encoded by the coding sequence GTGGTAAAATTAAGATTAAAACGTATAGGTCGCAAACATGAACCTCATTATCGTGTAGTGGCAACAGATTCTCGTTTTCCACGCGATGGTCGTTTTATAGAGGAGTTGGGTTGGTTTAATCCTAAGGCTAAAGATGTTTTATACAAATTGGATTTAGAGAACATAAAGAAATGGCTCTCTAATGGTGCACAGCCTACTTATGCAGTTAAGAGTATTCTTATAAAAGAAGGCCTAATGGAAAAAGATAAAGGTGCACCGCTTGACAGAAAACAAAGAAGAGCATTAAAAAATCCTGAGAAGAGACGTAAAAATCGTGCACAAGCTAAGCCAGAGGTAACAACAGAAGAAAGTAACACTGAGGCTTAA